The genome window GACATAGGCGCGGATAAGACCATCGACTACATGAAACTCGACAAGGAAGAAAATCCAGCACTGGGCTTCAGAGCCATAAGGATATGCCTCAACCGCAGAGACTTCTTCAAGAAACAGTTACGCGCATTACTGAGAGCCTCAGCATTCGGGAAACTCGGAATCATGTTCCCGATGATAATTTCTCGCTGGGAAGTTCAGGAGTGCAAGGAGATTCTTGAGGAGTGCAAGCAGGAACTCAAGGCCGAGGGCAAAGCTATGGGCGAACACATCGAGATCGGCATCATGATTGAGACTCCCGCAGCGGCACTGTGCGCTGATGAGCTGGCTGAAGAAGTCGATTTCTTCTCGCTCGGCACCAACGACCTCACACAGTACACCTGCGCAATCGACAGGCAGAGCGCGAACCTTGAGCGTTTTGCGGACACACACCACCCCGCAGTCCTGAGGCTGATACGTGAGACCATCGAGGCAGGCCACAGACATAACACTTGGGTCGGAATCTGCGGAGAACTCGGAGCTGACCCGACACTGACAGAAGATTTCCTGAAGTGGGGAGTAGATGAACTCTCCGTGAACCCTAAGAGCATTCTTCCGCTCAGGGGCAACGTCAGGAACGTAGACCTGTCAAAATTCACGACAGAGTCCCCGAAGCCGGCAGAGGCCAAGCCCGAAACTAAGCCGGAAGCTCCAAAACAGGCAGCACCTGCGCCGGCTGACGAAAAAGCTGCCAAGCCGGAAGTGAAGGCGGAAGAGCCTAAACCAAAACCGAAGGGACTTTTTGGGAGGTTATTCGGATAAATGTTATACGGAGCATTAGAAGCAGGCGGCACTAAAATGATCTGTGCTGTCGGCAATGAAGAAGGACAGATTTTAGATCAGGTTTCGATTCCTACTACCACGCCTGAAGAGACCATGCCCCAGATTATCGAGTACTTCAAGGCAAAAGTTGATGTACCTGAAGGCGAAGAGAAAATACAGGCAATCGGTGTAGCATGTTTCGGGCCTGTGGACGTTCGGAAAAACTCCAAGACCTACGGAAATATCCTCTACACGCCAAAAATCGCGTGGCGCAACTTCCCGATGGTCAAGTGCCTCAAGGACGCGCTCGGCGATATTCCTGTGGGATTCGACACTGACGTAAACGGCTCGCTTTTGGGCGAAGCTACTTGGGGAACTGCTCAGGGACTCACTGATGCGGTGTACTTCACGATCGGTACAGGTATCGGCATGGGAGCAATGAGCGGAG of Synergistaceae bacterium contains these proteins:
- the ptsP gene encoding phosphoenolpyruvate--protein phosphotransferase; its protein translation is HTAEYAVREGFDAAAKMFSEMDDEYFKARSADVIDLKNSMLDVLFGADTSSLQGTEPAILVAEDLAPSETVKLDKSLLLGLVTRMGSSNSHTAILARSMNWPTLIQCHDITDECDGKFAILDGYNGCIYVEPDQYLIDELSAKQAEDKAREAKLQLLKGQPSVTKDGQSVRLYANIGGPKDIQAVLENDAEGVGLFRSEFVYLNSKEEPTEDEQFAAYKKVLEGLAPRLVIIRTCDIGADKTIDYMKLDKEENPALGFRAIRICLNRRDFFKKQLRALLRASAFGKLGIMFPMIISRWEVQECKEILEECKQELKAEGKAMGEHIEIGIMIETPAAALCADELAEEVDFFSLGTNDLTQYTCAIDRQSANLERFADTHHPAVLRLIRETIEAGHRHNTWVGICGELGADPTLTEDFLKWGVDELSVNPKSILPLRGNVRNVDLSKFTTESPKPAEAKPETKPEAPKQAAPAPADEKAAKPEVKAEEPKPKPKGLFGRLFG